In Pseudomonas deceptionensis, a single window of DNA contains:
- the ureE gene encoding urease accessory protein UreE, whose translation MLVIHRRVQAHPVWSAELHLNFEARSKSRLRCFSSSGEDVGLFLERGQSALHDGEFLQAQDGRIVRVCASPEKLLHVTCCNAFELTRAAYHLGNRHVALQVGDGWLRLLDDYVLKAMLEQLGAHTEAIEAPFQPEHGAYGGGHHHSRAGEEDFNYAPRLHQFGVRL comes from the coding sequence ATGCTGGTTATACATCGCAGAGTCCAGGCCCACCCCGTGTGGAGCGCCGAGTTACACCTGAACTTCGAAGCCCGAAGCAAAAGTCGCCTGCGCTGCTTCAGCAGCAGTGGCGAAGACGTAGGCCTGTTCCTTGAGCGTGGCCAGTCTGCGCTGCATGACGGCGAATTTCTCCAGGCCCAGGACGGGCGCATCGTACGTGTCTGCGCCAGCCCCGAAAAACTGCTGCATGTCACCTGCTGCAACGCCTTTGAACTGACCCGCGCCGCCTATCACCTGGGCAACCGCCACGTGGCCTTGCAGGTCGGTGATGGCTGGCTGCGGCTGCTCGATGACTACGTGCTCAAGGCCATGCTGGAGCAACTGGGCGCTCACACCGAGGCCATCGAAGCACCTTTCCAGCCGGAACACGGCGCCTATGGTGGCGGTCATCATCACTCCCGTGCGGGTGAGGAAGACTTTAACTACGCACCGCGCCTGCATCAGTTTGGCGTGCGCTTGTGA
- the ureG gene encoding urease accessory protein UreG: protein MNTQPLRVGIGGPVGSGKTALTLALCLALRDKYNLAVVTNDIYTREDADFLVRNAALAPERIIGVETGGCPHTAIREDASINLEAVDQLNRRFPGLDLILVESGGDNLSATFSPELSDLTIYVIDVSAGDKLPRKGGPGICKSDLLVINKIDLAPLVGASLELMDNDTRRMRGDKPFVFSNQKTGHGLDAIVAFIERQGLLI from the coding sequence ATGAACACACAGCCTTTGCGTGTTGGCATCGGTGGCCCGGTGGGCTCCGGCAAAACCGCGCTCACCCTGGCCCTGTGCCTGGCCCTGCGCGACAAATACAACCTGGCCGTCGTGACCAACGATATCTACACCCGCGAAGACGCCGACTTTTTGGTGCGCAATGCGGCGCTGGCGCCGGAGCGCATCATCGGTGTCGAAACCGGGGGGTGCCCGCACACGGCCATCCGCGAAGATGCGTCGATCAATCTGGAGGCTGTGGATCAATTGAACCGCCGTTTTCCGGGGCTGGATCTGATCCTGGTGGAATCGGGTGGGGATAACTTGTCGGCCACCTTCAGCCCGGAGTTGTCCGACCTGACGATCTACGTGATCGACGTGTCCGCCGGGGACAAACTGCCGCGCAAGGGCGGGCCGGGGATCTGCAAGTCGGACTTGCTGGTGATCAACAAAATCGACCTCGCGCCGCTGGTGGGTGCATCGCTTGAGTTGATGGACAACGACACACGGCGCATGCGCGGCGACAAACCCTTTGTGTTCAGCAACCAAAAGACCGGGCATGGCCTGGATGCCATCGTGGCGTTTATCGAGCGTCAGGGGTTGTTGATTTAA
- a CDS encoding AraC family transcriptional regulator has translation MRKNLISVPEFDGLPAPVYFRYAEIEAHSHAEPHVHAWGSLDYVARGVMRFEVDGRRFMSPPQYAVWVPPNTEHSAYNAQAIVYRSVYLDAEHCQHLPTTPVTLAISDILKAILSDFARRDINIPETEADIRLARVLVDQLRQAPVHQCYLPYASHPGLLHVLEALQHQPGDNRPLGQWAEQVHVSERTLARLFVRELGMSFGEWRQRLRFLAAIEALESARSVQDVGFDLGYSTSSAFIAMFARQAGCTPEQYRRQVRSR, from the coding sequence ATGCGCAAAAACCTGATCAGCGTTCCCGAATTCGACGGCTTGCCGGCGCCGGTTTACTTCCGCTACGCCGAAATCGAAGCCCACAGCCATGCCGAACCCCACGTACATGCCTGGGGTTCTCTGGATTACGTGGCCCGCGGGGTGATGCGCTTCGAGGTCGACGGTCGGCGTTTTATGTCGCCGCCACAGTACGCGGTCTGGGTCCCGCCCAACACCGAGCACAGTGCCTACAACGCCCAGGCCATTGTGTACCGCTCGGTGTATCTGGATGCCGAGCATTGCCAGCATTTGCCGACCACGCCGGTCACGCTGGCCATCAGCGATATTCTCAAGGCCATCCTCAGCGACTTTGCGCGCCGAGATATCAATATCCCCGAGACCGAAGCGGACATTCGCCTGGCCCGGGTGCTGGTCGACCAATTGCGTCAGGCGCCGGTGCATCAGTGCTATCTGCCTTATGCCAGCCACCCTGGCTTGCTCCATGTGCTTGAAGCGCTGCAACACCAGCCCGGCGATAACCGGCCGCTGGGCCAGTGGGCTGAGCAGGTGCATGTCAGCGAGCGCACGCTTGCACGTTTGTTTGTCCGCGAATTGGGCATGAGCTTTGGCGAGTGGCGCCAGCGGCTACGCTTTCTGGCGGCGATTGAGGCGCTGGAATCGGCGCGCAGCGTGCAGGACGTGGGTTTCGATCTGGGCTACAGCACCTCATCGGCGTTTATCGCCATGTTTGCGCGCCAGGCCGGGTGTACGCCGGAGCAGTATCGACGCCAGGTTCGCTCGCGCTGA
- a CDS encoding TetR family transcriptional regulator, translating into MLPRAEQKQQTRLALMDAARHLMESGRGFGSLSLREVAKTAGIVPTGFYRHFSDMDQLGLALVSEVGQTFRETIRLVRHNELFMGGVINASVRIFLDVVEANRSQFLFLAREQYGGSQPVRQAIGALREDITSDLAADLGSKPKLQHLDHAGLTVIADLVVKSVFAALPDVIDPPADTLPDHLQPQAKISQQLRFIFIGLKHWKGLGSTE; encoded by the coding sequence ATGCTGCCTCGCGCCGAACAGAAGCAACAAACCCGCCTTGCGCTGATGGATGCTGCCCGCCACTTGATGGAATCGGGTCGCGGCTTTGGCAGCCTGAGCCTGCGCGAAGTCGCCAAAACGGCTGGCATCGTGCCCACCGGGTTTTATCGTCACTTCAGTGACATGGACCAACTGGGCCTGGCGCTGGTCAGTGAAGTCGGCCAGACCTTTCGCGAAACCATTCGACTGGTGCGTCACAACGAACTGTTCATGGGCGGCGTGATCAACGCCTCGGTGCGCATTTTTCTCGACGTGGTGGAGGCCAATCGCTCGCAGTTCCTGTTTCTGGCCCGTGAGCAATACGGCGGTTCACAACCGGTGCGTCAGGCTATTGGTGCGCTGCGCGAAGACATTACCTCGGACCTGGCTGCCGACCTTGGCTCCAAGCCCAAGTTGCAGCACCTGGACCACGCCGGCCTGACCGTGATTGCCGACCTGGTGGTCAAAAGCGTGTTTGCCGCCCTGCCCGACGTCATCGACCCGCCTGCCGACACCCTGCCCGACCACCTGCAACCCCAGGCCAAGATCAGTCAGCAACTGCGCTTTATCTTCATCGGGCTCAAGCACTGGAAAGGCTTGGGCAGCACCGAGTAG
- a CDS encoding PsiF family protein — MKMLRVPLLLIGLLLCSQGFAATAQQNKMTTCNADASAKALKGDERKAFMSNCLKAKPATAATTQQDKMKTCNATAGTQALKGDARKTFMSDCLKKK; from the coding sequence ATGAAGATGCTGCGTGTACCTTTGCTGCTGATTGGCTTGTTGTTGTGCTCCCAGGGTTTTGCGGCCACCGCCCAACAAAACAAAATGACCACCTGCAACGCTGACGCCAGCGCCAAAGCCCTAAAGGGCGATGAGCGCAAAGCCTTTATGAGTAACTGCCTTAAAGCCAAACCGGCGACCGCAGCCACCACCCAGCAGGACAAAATGAAAACCTGCAACGCCACTGCCGGCACCCAGGCCCTCAAGGGCGATGCACGCAAAACCTTTATGAGCGATTGCCTGAAGAAAAAATAA
- the cbpA gene encoding curved DNA-binding protein, whose protein sequence is MDFKDYYKILGVEPTADDKAIKTAYRKLARKYHPDVSKEKDAESKFKDVNEAYEALKSAEKRAEYDEIRKYGQHGQPFQGPPGWQGHSSGGFEDQGDFSDFFSSIFGSRGNGFGGQSGRSAGRRGQDVEMELPIFLEETLSGESKQISFQIGDTSKTLSVKIPAGVTDGERIRLKGQGAPGMGGAANGDLYLIIRFAPHPKFDVEGHDLVITVPLAPWEAALGTKVAIPTLTSKVMMTIRPDSQSGQRLRIKGHGLSDKKGQRGDLYAQLKVVMPTHGDEATKALWQELADKAAFDPRAQWSN, encoded by the coding sequence ATGGACTTCAAAGACTATTACAAGATCCTGGGTGTCGAGCCCACGGCTGACGATAAGGCGATCAAGACCGCCTATCGCAAGCTGGCGCGCAAGTATCACCCGGATGTAAGCAAGGAAAAGGACGCCGAGAGCAAATTCAAGGACGTCAACGAGGCCTATGAAGCGCTTAAAAGCGCCGAAAAACGTGCCGAGTACGATGAAATTCGCAAATACGGCCAACACGGCCAACCGTTCCAGGGCCCGCCGGGCTGGCAGGGCCATTCCAGCGGTGGTTTCGAAGATCAGGGCGATTTTTCAGATTTTTTCAGCTCGATCTTCGGTTCGCGCGGTAATGGTTTTGGTGGCCAGTCGGGCCGCAGCGCGGGTCGACGTGGACAGGATGTAGAAATGGAACTGCCGATTTTCCTAGAAGAAACCCTGTCGGGCGAGTCGAAGCAGATCAGCTTCCAGATCGGCGACACCAGCAAGACCCTTAGCGTGAAGATCCCGGCCGGTGTGACGGACGGTGAGCGTATCCGCCTTAAAGGGCAGGGCGCGCCGGGCATGGGCGGTGCAGCCAATGGTGATCTATACCTGATCATTCGCTTTGCGCCGCACCCTAAATTCGATGTTGAAGGTCACGACCTGGTCATCACTGTGCCGTTGGCACCGTGGGAAGCTGCGCTGGGCACCAAGGTGGCGATACCGACCTTGACCAGCAAGGTGATGATGACCATTCGCCCGGACAGCCAGAGCGGTCAACGCTTGCGCATCAAGGGCCACGGCCTGAGCGACAAGAAAGGCCAGCGTGGTGATTTGTATGCCCAATTGAAAGTAGTCATGCCGACCCATGGCGACGAGGCCACCAAAGCACTGTGGCAAGAACTCGCCGACAAAGCGGCATTTGACCCGAGAGCCCAATGGAGTAACTGA
- a CDS encoding AI-2E family transporter, which translates to MPSFSQRHIMLASYIIIAGGLLLVFPLRLLPSLLAGLLVFELVNMLTPQLQRLIAGRRARWLAVALLGTLIVSVLALIFAGAISFLLHEAENPGASLDKFMTVVDRARGQLPPLLDSYLPASAAEFRIAIGEWMNKHLSDLQLVGKDAAHMFVTLLIGMVLGAIMALQTIPDISRSKPLAAALFERLHLLVQAFRNIVFAQIKIALLNTVFTGVFLAVVLPLLGIHLPLTKTLIVLTFLLGLLPVIGNLISNTLITIVGLSLSIWVAVGALAYLIVIHKLEYFLNARIVGGQISAKSWELLLAMLVFEAAFGLPGVVAGPIYYAYLKSELKQVGLV; encoded by the coding sequence ATGCCATCGTTTTCTCAGCGTCACATCATGCTTGCCAGCTACATCATCATTGCTGGCGGTCTGTTGCTGGTTTTTCCATTGCGTTTGTTGCCAAGCCTGCTGGCCGGTTTATTGGTGTTCGAGCTGGTCAATATGCTCACCCCGCAATTGCAGCGCCTGATCGCAGGTCGGCGTGCGCGCTGGCTGGCGGTGGCGTTGCTGGGTACCCTTATTGTCAGTGTGCTGGCGCTGATCTTCGCCGGAGCCATCAGCTTTTTGCTGCATGAGGCCGAAAATCCGGGGGCTTCGCTGGATAAGTTCATGACCGTGGTTGATCGGGCCCGTGGCCAGCTGCCGCCGCTTCTGGACAGCTACTTGCCCGCCAGTGCCGCAGAGTTCCGCATCGCCATCGGCGAATGGATGAACAAGCACCTCAGCGATCTGCAACTAGTGGGCAAAGACGCGGCCCACATGTTTGTGACCCTGCTGATCGGCATGGTGCTGGGGGCAATCATGGCCTTGCAGACCATTCCCGATATCAGCCGCAGCAAACCGCTGGCTGCCGCGCTGTTCGAGCGTCTGCACCTGCTGGTACAGGCCTTTCGCAATATCGTGTTTGCCCAGATCAAGATCGCGCTGCTCAACACCGTGTTTACCGGCGTGTTTCTGGCGGTGGTACTGCCGCTGCTGGGCATTCACCTGCCGCTGACCAAAACCCTGATCGTACTGACCTTCCTGCTGGGCTTGCTGCCGGTGATCGGCAACCTGATCTCCAACACGCTGATCACCATCGTTGGCTTGTCACTGTCGATCTGGGTGGCGGTGGGTGCGCTGGCCTATCTGATTGTTATCCACAAGCTGGAATACTTTCTCAACGCCAGGATTGTGGGCGGGCAGATCAGTGCCAAGTCCTGGGAGCTGCTGCTGGCAATGCTGGTGTTTGAAGCAGCCTTCGGCCTGCCGGGTGTGGTGGCGGGGCCGATTTATTACGCGTATTTGAAAAGCGAATTGAAACAGGTGGGGCTGGTTTAA
- a CDS encoding DMT family transporter codes for MQYAYPLLAIFIWAGNTVINKLAVGAIFPSEIGFYRWLLAGLLFTPFMLKPVMANWSVIRPNLGKIFVLGVLGMAIYQSLAYYAAARTSATNMGIILSLMPLMVLAMSIISLGQRLTAGALVGAVVSFAGVLVVVSSGSLGALLDHGLNLGDAMMLFATLAYAIYSTLLKKWQLRLPPLQMLYMQILVAIVVLFPLYLASPKVGPTVHNMGLVLYACVLASMIAPLAWMKAVATLGPSRTTLFFNLLPLITALIAAVVLKEQLHAYHLIGGALTLGGVILSERWTTPLRAVKAAC; via the coding sequence ATGCAATACGCTTACCCGCTTCTGGCCATTTTTATCTGGGCCGGCAATACCGTGATCAACAAACTGGCGGTCGGTGCGATCTTCCCGTCCGAGATCGGCTTTTACCGCTGGCTGCTGGCCGGCCTGTTGTTTACCCCGTTTATGCTCAAACCGGTGATGGCCAACTGGTCAGTTATCCGCCCCAACCTGGGCAAGATCTTCGTCCTCGGCGTGCTCGGCATGGCGATTTACCAAAGCCTGGCCTACTACGCGGCGGCCCGCACCTCGGCCACCAACATGGGGATCATCCTGTCGCTGATGCCGTTGATGGTGCTGGCCATGTCGATTATCAGCCTGGGGCAGCGCCTGACGGCCGGAGCTCTGGTGGGCGCCGTCGTGTCGTTTGCCGGTGTGCTGGTGGTGGTGTCGAGCGGCAGCCTCGGGGCCTTGCTCGACCATGGCCTGAACCTGGGTGACGCGATGATGCTGTTCGCCACCCTGGCCTATGCGATTTACAGCACCCTGCTGAAGAAATGGCAGCTGCGCCTGCCGCCCCTGCAAATGCTGTACATGCAGATATTGGTGGCGATTGTGGTGTTGTTTCCGCTGTACCTGGCCTCCCCCAAGGTCGGCCCGACCGTGCACAACATGGGGCTGGTGCTGTACGCCTGCGTGCTGGCATCGATGATCGCGCCGCTGGCATGGATGAAGGCCGTGGCCACCTTGGGCCCGAGCCGCACCACGCTGTTTTTCAATCTATTGCCACTGATTACGGCACTGATTGCTGCCGTGGTGTTGAAAGAACAGCTGCATGCCTACCACTTGATTGGCGGCGCGCTGACCCTGGGCGGGGTGATTTTGTCGGAGCGCTGGACTACGCCGTTGCGGGCGGTGAAAGCGGCCTGCTGA
- a CDS encoding urease accessory protein UreF produces MSPAWALLRLASPQLPIGGYSYSQGLEMAVENGRVADPASAARWICDQLLLNLARFEAPLLLAHCQAAADEDWSALQRFCDEHRASRETRELHQESRQMGYSLQQLLTGLPELDEPARQFLVQQNEPHLALGWALAARAWGITPQDALAAWLWSWLENQLAVLMKTLPLGQQAAQRMTSELSPALQQAQQHASTLDLSHLGSAAFGLSLASMAHERQYSRLFRS; encoded by the coding sequence GTGAGTCCGGCCTGGGCGCTGCTGCGTCTGGCCAGCCCGCAGCTGCCGATTGGCGGCTACAGCTATTCCCAAGGGCTGGAAATGGCCGTGGAGAATGGCCGCGTGGCTGACCCGGCAAGTGCCGCCCGCTGGATCTGCGACCAATTGCTGCTCAACCTGGCGCGCTTCGAGGCACCGTTGTTGCTCGCCCATTGCCAGGCGGCGGCCGACGAAGACTGGAGCGCCCTGCAGCGGTTTTGCGATGAGCACCGCGCCAGCCGTGAAACCCGCGAGCTGCATCAGGAAAGCCGGCAGATGGGCTATTCCCTGCAACAGTTGCTCACCGGTTTGCCAGAGCTGGACGAGCCTGCACGGCAGTTTCTCGTACAACAGAACGAACCCCATCTGGCCCTCGGCTGGGCCCTGGCCGCTCGCGCGTGGGGCATCACCCCACAGGACGCGCTGGCCGCCTGGCTCTGGAGCTGGCTGGAAAACCAATTGGCGGTGCTGATGAAAACCTTGCCCCTGGGCCAGCAAGCTGCCCAGCGCATGACCAGCGAGTTGTCGCCCGCCTTGCAGCAAGCCCAGCAACACGCCAGCACCCTCGACTTATCCCACTTGGGCAGTGCCGCTTTCGGCCTGTCATTGGCGAGCATGGCCCACGAGCGCCAGTACAGCCGCCTGTTTCGTTCCTAG
- a CDS encoding AsmA family protein: protein MTRTRKTLAWAGGIFVLLVAVLVVILATFDWNRIKPTINSQVSGILHRPFAINGDLAVRWQREEGAGGWRAWVPWPHVIAQDLTLGNPEWAKNPQMASLKKVELRLSPLALLSQTVDIPRINLTEPSANLERLADGKANWTFTFDPKDPNAEPSSWTLDIGAIGFDKGHVTFADQTLDTRLDVLIDSLGKPIPFSEIVGETDAKKILEKGSAPQDYAFALKVNGHYHGQKLSGSGKIGGLLALQDATQPFPLQAQVSIADTRVALAGTLTDPLNLGALDLRLKLAGASLSNLYPLTGVTLPDSPAYSTEGHLTAKLHEPGGAVFSYENFNGKIGASDIHGDLKYVASQPRPKLSGKLVSNQLLMADLGPLIGADSNAQQKARGGESKQPAGKVLPVEEFRTERWRDMDADVELTGKRIVQSAELPFTDLYTHVVLNDGELSLEPLRFGVAGGKLDAQIRLNGRAMPLKGSAKLTARNFKLKQLFPTFEPMKTSFGELNGDATITGTGNSVAKLLGTANGDLKMIINDGAISRSLMEIAGLNVGNYVVGKIFGDEDVKINCAAADFGIKSGLASSRLFVFDTENAIIYIDGTVNFATEQLDLKVTPESKGLRLFSLRSPLYVRGTFAKPSAGVQAVPLLLRGAGMVALGVIAGPAAGLLALVAPSGGEPNQCAPLLQQMQQGKVPKTVK, encoded by the coding sequence ATGACGCGCACCCGTAAAACCCTTGCCTGGGCAGGCGGTATTTTTGTCTTGCTGGTGGCCGTGCTGGTGGTGATCCTCGCCACCTTCGACTGGAACCGCATCAAGCCGACCATCAATAGCCAGGTGTCCGGGATTCTCCATCGCCCCTTTGCCATTAATGGCGATCTGGCCGTGCGCTGGCAGCGCGAGGAGGGCGCGGGGGGCTGGCGGGCATGGGTGCCGTGGCCGCATGTCATCGCTCAGGACCTGACCCTGGGTAACCCCGAGTGGGCGAAAAATCCGCAAATGGCCAGCCTCAAAAAAGTTGAGCTGCGCCTTTCGCCGCTGGCGCTGCTGAGCCAGACCGTGGATATCCCGCGAATCAACCTCACCGAGCCCAGCGCCAACCTTGAGCGCCTGGCCGATGGCAAGGCGAACTGGACGTTCACCTTCGACCCCAAAGACCCGAATGCCGAGCCGTCCAGCTGGACGCTGGACATCGGTGCCATTGGTTTCGACAAGGGGCACGTGACGTTCGCTGACCAAACCCTGGATACCCGGCTGGATGTGCTGATTGACTCCCTGGGCAAGCCGATCCCGTTTAGCGAGATCGTCGGCGAAACGGACGCGAAAAAGATCCTGGAGAAAGGTAGCGCGCCGCAAGACTATGCCTTCGCCCTGAAGGTCAACGGTCATTATCACGGCCAGAAACTCAGTGGCAGCGGTAAAATTGGCGGCCTGTTGGCGTTGCAGGACGCAACTCAGCCCTTCCCGTTGCAGGCCCAGGTGAGCATTGCCGACACCCGCGTGGCGCTCGCCGGTACCTTGACCGACCCGCTGAACCTGGGGGCTCTGGACCTGCGCCTGAAGCTGGCCGGTGCCAGCCTGAGCAACCTTTACCCTTTGACTGGCGTGACCCTGCCGGACTCGCCGGCCTATTCAACGGAGGGTCATTTGACTGCCAAATTGCATGAGCCGGGCGGGGCGGTCTTCAGCTATGAAAACTTCAACGGCAAAATCGGCGCCAGCGATATCCACGGTGATTTGAAGTACGTGGCCAGCCAGCCGCGACCAAAACTGTCAGGCAAGCTGGTGTCCAACCAACTGCTGATGGCTGACCTCGGGCCGCTGATCGGTGCCGACTCCAACGCCCAGCAAAAGGCCCGTGGCGGTGAGAGCAAACAACCTGCAGGCAAGGTGCTGCCGGTCGAAGAGTTTCGCACCGAGCGCTGGCGCGACATGGACGCCGATGTTGAATTGACGGGTAAGCGCATCGTGCAGAGCGCCGAGCTGCCGTTCACCGATCTCTACACCCATGTGGTGCTCAATGACGGCGAGCTGAGCCTGGAGCCGCTGCGCTTTGGTGTGGCGGGCGGCAAGCTGGATGCGCAGATTCGTCTCAATGGCCGGGCTATGCCGTTGAAAGGCAGCGCCAAACTGACCGCGCGCAACTTCAAGCTCAAGCAGTTGTTCCCGACCTTTGAACCGATGAAAACCAGCTTCGGTGAACTCAATGGCGATGCCACGATTACCGGGACCGGCAACTCGGTGGCCAAGTTGCTGGGCACCGCCAACGGTGATTTGAAGATGATCATCAATGACGGGGCCATCAGTCGCAGCCTTATGGAGATTGCCGGGTTGAACGTCGGCAATTATGTGGTGGGCAAAATCTTTGGTGACGAAGACGTCAAGATCAACTGTGCGGCAGCGGACTTCGGGATCAAGAGCGGCCTGGCCAGCAGCCGGTTGTTTGTGTTCGATACCGAGAACGCGATTATCTACATCGACGGGACGGTCAACTTCGCCACCGAACAGCTCGACCTGAAAGTCACCCCCGAGTCCAAAGGCCTGCGCCTGTTCTCACTGCGCTCACCCTTGTATGTGCGTGGCACATTCGCCAAGCCTTCGGCGGGGGTACAAGCCGTGCCGTTGCTGTTGCGCGGTGCTGGCATGGTGGCGTTGGGCGTGATTGCGGGCCCGGCGGCGGGGCTGCTGGCCCTGGTTGCACCCAGCGGCGGCGAACCCAACCAGTGCGCGCCGCTGCTGCAACAAATGCAGCAGGGCAAAGTGCCGAAAACGGTGAAGTAA
- a CDS encoding Hsp70 family protein: MKSATPARACGIDFGTSNSTVGWLRPGVETLIALEDDKITLPSVVFFNIEERRPVYGRLALHEYLEGYEGRLMRSLKSLLGSKLIKHDTSVLGTAMPFKDLLGLFIGQLKKRAEDTAGRDFEEVVLGRPVFFVDDDPLADQEAENTLTDVARAIGFKEVSFQYEPIAAAFDYESTIEREELVLIVDIGGGTSDFSLVRLSPERRGMDNRQDDILATGGVHVGGTDFDKQLSLQGVMPLFGYGSRMKSGAYMPTSHHMNLATWHTINSVYAQKTQIALNSMRYDIVDTGGIDRLFKLIEQRAGHWLAMEIEETKIELTHNENRHVALDRVEPGLSVDLSRAMFEAAIDNQLERIRNSVTNLLNSAGVGVEQVDTVFFTGGSSGIPALRQSVSAMLPNANHVEGNIFGSIGSGLAIEAKKRYG, from the coding sequence ATGAAAAGCGCCACTCCAGCACGTGCCTGCGGCATCGACTTCGGCACGTCCAACTCCACCGTCGGCTGGCTTCGCCCAGGCGTGGAAACCCTCATCGCGCTGGAGGACGACAAGATCACCCTGCCCTCAGTGGTGTTCTTCAATATTGAAGAACGCCGCCCGGTGTACGGTCGTCTGGCGCTGCATGAGTACCTGGAAGGCTACGAAGGCCGTCTGATGCGTTCGCTCAAGAGCCTGCTGGGCTCCAAGCTGATCAAGCACGACACCAGCGTGCTGGGCACGGCGATGCCGTTCAAGGACTTGCTGGGGCTGTTTATCGGCCAGCTTAAAAAGCGCGCTGAAGACACCGCAGGTCGGGATTTCGAAGAAGTGGTGCTGGGCCGCCCGGTGTTTTTTGTCGATGACGACCCCCTGGCCGACCAGGAAGCCGAAAACACCCTGACCGACGTGGCCCGCGCCATCGGCTTCAAGGAAGTGTCTTTCCAGTACGAGCCGATTGCGGCGGCATTCGACTACGAGTCGACCATAGAGCGTGAAGAGTTGGTGCTGATTGTCGATATCGGCGGCGGTACCTCCGACTTCTCGCTGGTGCGCCTGTCCCCCGAGCGTCGTGGCATGGACAACCGCCAGGACGACATCCTCGCCACCGGCGGTGTGCACGTGGGCGGTACCGACTTCGACAAACAGCTGAGCCTGCAAGGCGTGATGCCGTTGTTTGGTTACGGCAGCCGGATGAAAAGCGGCGCCTACATGCCGACCAGCCACCACATGAACCTGGCGACCTGGCACACCATCAACTCGGTGTACGCGCAAAAAACCCAGATTGCCTTGAACAGCATGCGCTACGACATCGTTGACACCGGCGGCATTGATCGCCTGTTCAAGTTGATCGAACAGCGTGCCGGTCACTGGTTGGCGATGGAAATCGAAGAAACCAAGATCGAACTGACCCACAACGAAAACCGCCACGTGGCGCTGGATCGGGTTGAACCCGGACTGAGCGTTGACCTGAGCCGGGCGATGTTTGAAGCGGCCATCGACAACCAGCTTGAGCGTATCCGCAACAGCGTGACCAACCTGCTCAACAGCGCAGGCGTAGGTGTGGAGCAGGTGGATACGGTGTTCTTCACCGGTGGTTCGAGCGGTATTCCGGCCTTGCGCCAGAGCGTCTCGGCCATGCTGCCCAATGCCAACCACGTGGAAGGCAACATTTTTGGCAGCATCGGCAGCGGTTTGGCGATTGAGGCTAAAAAGCGGTACGGCTAA